Genomic DNA from Magnolia sinica isolate HGM2019 chromosome 4, MsV1, whole genome shotgun sequence:
ttgacttgtgtaaatgatttaagatccttttccacccctatatTAAAGTTGTGTtcttgtaagtatacgatgtaatcgtctcaatttacaggccttctctctctttcagatcttcttaatggttcagcttgttgggtctgatcttgattttcctcatcagtggtttgtatatgaggttctacgtagtgctctgcagtgactgcagaatcgactgcatcattaatgtccacgtgatctggattgactatgacaggagtcacagtcctttgttcctcaaatacaaaatttcttatgttcgtgctcccactgttttcagtgtcctcaatgaatctggcattcccagtctcaacaatcctgatggagtgggaaggacagtagaatcgatagccttttgatctttctgggtatccaatgaagaaacaacttatggttctaggatcaagcttcttttcatgcgggttataaattttggcctcagcagaacaaccccaaacatgtagatatcggagacttggttttctcccattccacaactcaaaaggagttttgcttactgctttgctgggaaccctgtttagtatatgaactgcggttttgatcgcatcaccccacagagattctggcaatgtcgaattgctgactatacttcgcaccatatccataaaggtgcgattacgtctctcagcaactccattctacTCTGGaataccaggcatagtgtactgagcaacaatgccacaatcctgtaggtatttagcgaatggccctggattgcgacctgattcgtcatatctgccatagtattcaccaccacggtcagatctgacaactttaattctcttatcgagttgattttcaacctcggctttatagattttaaaagcatccagggcatctgatttctcactgataaggtataggtacccaaagcgagagtagtcatctataaaggtaatgaaatatttgtggccactccatgaggctgtagggaatggtccacagatatctgtatgtataacctctaatagatctacactcctggttgcacctttctttctcgttctagtctgtttgccttttatgcaatcaatgcatactttataatcagaaaagtctagagaatgcaaaattccttctcgcacaagcctatctaatctctcacgagatatatggcacagccgcctgtgccacaacatggaggaattctcatagtctaatcTTCGCttagatcccactacatttcaatgcaaggtattaatattatagacgtgagaggcaatcaagtctaactggtataagttatTTACTATAGAGTCGATTCcaactttaattgaattaaagtaaatattaAAGTtattatttccaaagtggaatgaATATCTCAACTTatccaaataggaaattgaaactaaattgcatcTTATAGAcagcacacaaaatgtatctactaaatctaaaaaagaaccagacttcaacttaagcctatagactcatattgcctccacgtcaaccttGATACCATTGCTTATGTATACTAAGCgctctgcatcagttggtggcctggtctATAGTAATTCCTGTATAGAAGTGCATATAtaaatagtagttcctgaatctatccaccaggaatccattgacacatcggtcagataagataagaaaaaaatgattacctttctttatgagccaatccttaaaaccttcgcagtctttctttagatgacccgtctttttgcAAAAGAAtgacggtttgcctttaacccgtttgcgtttagatccatttccagattgattctcatggtttccagatggaggaccagagaatccattattagaaccttgtttcctcttccttttacctttattcccttgcccatgcccttgtcctgaagttaccatattaacattttgaacttttatcatctgtttgatcctgtcttcttcttgaaaGCACTGAGTGATGAGTCCATCTAATGTCTacatgtccttcagagtattATAGTTTACCAGAAACGTGCCGAATTGgagaggtaggttgttcatgatcaaatgaaccagttgatcatcagtgagtacaagccctagagcatggatcttagaaacaacttcgatctgctctacaatatattcacggatgttgccctttccatcgtaggacgagtGAGTCAATTTATTTAGAAGAATGCTCACtttagatttatcagatttcttaaaatatttttccattttagtcaggaaaactttagccttatctgttttAGGCATGACATCCTGCATCAAtttagaaattgaatacttaatgactttcaggcatgtatcatttgatctaaaccatgcaacccatcgattatattcgCTTGTGGCATTGTCGGATGGCTTTGGCGGTTACGGTGTTAtcgggcaagatctaattgaagacagcctaCAACTTCGATGGCGTTCTTCCATagagtataattagacccatttaaggcagggacttgatgcgtattagttggaattgagactgaaatataagagacacccatatactcacattagttcattattccacaaagcaatttagtgaatgtaaataaatatcgaggcaaagttaatcaattcgaTTGCTAAGAGAGGCATCAATCGAATCATccagatgaagatgggcccaaccatcacatcttagtgagaatcattatatcatcatcattcctcccgtgggaggtaataacaacatgttagtgattctccgaacatgaagctaagtgatgtcggtcatgtaaatctgagacatcAACACccgtgggtgagatgagtctttcgaCTTTACATTACTcaacaccatttacttcacccgctCATGTGATTGCCAAACGGtcatctgtgttttcgttaccgtatgcatgaaaatgtgaacgcaactgtatgcaatccacttatctcaatgttacaagtctgtacttgtaatattttcatcgattgaggtcactatggtggctaacacaaccgaatccaaaactacaaatatagactttaggattgctattataatcctgcctctctatggattatatcttaattagtccgatgcggCCCACAAGATGGTTGGTATTGATCATTGGAAAATATATGAACTTTAAAGTGATACACGCAGATAGGTTTCATACTATATATTCCAATGGCCTATATCAATtcttaaggatgggtgatgggcctaTAATAGGGCCGAATCAGAACTCTTATTTGATGTGTATTCGTTCAAATGAACATAACTAAATCCAACTCCTGTCATTCTCATGATAGACAGATAGAATGGACTATGTAACTGGACGGGTAGATCCATGAATGGTTGTTCACAGTTTGAACAATTAAGTTCAAAGTCTTAATATGTATGAAATTTCAAGATCAAAGTAATTAGATGGTCCATATCCTCCTGAATGAGTCAGACTATATGCTCATGATGGAACAAATACAGTGCCTAGATCAAGGATTAAGTGTGGAACTAAATCCAACGGTCTAAAAACTTAGATCAATGGGCTCATATAATGGGCCACGGCCCACCATTATAAATTGATGGTCGATAGCGGGTCCAAAATTATCAATCGGGTCCGCCGACCAGATGGATTAAAACATCCATCGCCCGAgcggagaaaaaaaaaatctcaaatcccgattatctctctctctctctctctgccatcGTTCGGATGTGGGAAccgcgaaaaaaaaaaaaaacgggttGATGCAACAGCGtctgaaagagggagagaaaaaatCTCCAATGGAAGTAGCGTcaggagagagggaggaagagagacgAAGTCTCAGCTTTTCTCGGCGTCTGCCTCATGCAAGGAGAAGAGATTGGGTTTCTTTCATCTCTATAAACATCAACGAAAAACAGCGGCTACGGCAGGTGCATCGGCTGCCATAAACGAACGCAAAAGCTCAAGGCGCTGGTGATTTCTCCGGATAGAGGAAGGAAAAAGGTGGAGACTCATCACCATCGTCCAAATGAATGAGGTTCGACAATGGCCACCGGTCCAACAGATCACGGTGAGAGGTTTTGGGATAATGGGAATTCGGGAATGGAAATCCCCAAttggaaaaatcccaaatctGGATTTCTGTATTTAGGGTttcgaatccaaatccctaatccgaatGCATATTTGGGGATCTGGAAAttgaaaaccctaatttctcaactggatttggggattcgaaatccctaactcTGGATTTTGTAATTGGGGTTCAAATCCCTAATTACTGGATTAAAAGTCCCTAATCGAATGTCTGAATTTAGGAGTTCGAATATAAAATCTCAAATTTAAGGGCTATTGGAACTGAAATCCCtaatctggatttgggattcgaaatcctgtttcaggaattcgaaaatccctgatGTTGATCTGatatgggattcgaaatccctaattctgaTCTGTTTcaggaattaaaaaaataattcctGATCTAATTAAGTATAGCTGGATTTGATCATCCATTCCTATGCACAggtagctctgataccaactgtgggatcttatctatatgcggaataggcccacggatctgtctgtgcatgggacatggcgatcaggggtcggatagcttacctagctgagacgccgccatggaagccggataagaataccagaaaacctgtagagcttaggatcttcctctccttcacaccctttctgcaaatcagtagatgggactcgaatttctgctctggtgtaggattggggacccagctctcttttatagagtctgtggagagggagtttgaaacccatcacaactctctctcccatgctccacgttgtagcatcctagttcaactcaaactgttgtctgcgtaagacagctatagcattccagccctagtacgcagagctgcatatttttatggcacatggttgtatgcaataTTCAAATTGTCAATGATAGTATTGATCATATCACAATATCatcgttatcgcaacatgggcaATATTAAGACCAcagtctttcgtttcctttccagttaTCGATGATTTCTCggcaaaatatcatgtgttgtcgatattAATTATGAAATATCGATAGATAATTGGATGGAAgattggatgtttggatggatagatgggatggttggatggatagatgggacgcATGGGATAGTTGGACTGGTTTTGcgtttaggcccccattaaatggaagctTATCATGTATGCATTCTTGTTGCagttttttaattcctaaatatgcaaatatgtgtattttagcatctcctgaagtttcattgaaaaattccaccattttccccacatttctggttatcagtgatattatcattgatatcgatattgtttccatatccccgggcagcgaaacttgtagcaatatcgATACTTCGAATATTAGCACATACCTTCTGAAAGGTTTCTCAGTATTTGCAAAACAACAGCCACCTCTACCATATTCTTCCAACTAGTTCCTTTGTTGACTGTCTCCCTTCCATCATCAATATTAATAAATGAATATGAACCATACATACGTTGTGAAAGGTACCGCATTTCATGAATTTTATGCTTGACACTTGGAGCATCGGAAATCTGGTTCCCATAAAAATTGGCATTTGGGAAAGCACTTATGGAAGGATGCATTCTGTACTGAACGTTGAGAAGGTGCTTCTTATGTCCCAACGAACTCAACCTCTCAAAGAGGCTTCGTCCAAAGCCAGCTTTCTCAGAAACCTAAAAGAGggtaaaatattaaaatacaaaGAAAACTTATATCAGCAACAATTGTATGCCATGAGGAATTATATGACACAACCCATTGTCAGATTTTCTTGGGTTGTTCAAGTGGGGTCAACAGTTCGGTGATCAACTGGACTGTGGACAGTTTCTCtgtctcattattattattttcttcccTCAGCTGTCTAGCTTCTGAGAGAGAAGGTTGAGGCCCCATTGAGAAGAATTTTTGGGTGTGGACCATACTATACAGGGCTGATCAAATCAACAGTCTTGAACCCAACCAttggcccacttgtacaaactgaggaCAAAATTAAACCCAACAATATGCAGATAAGAGCCAACAGAGAAGCAAATGTAAACCTTGCTTTTAACAAGTGCAGGCAATTGGCGCTCGTCGCCGACAAGAATAGCATGCTGTATACCTGGTAGTTGTAATGGAATCAACGACTCACATTCTTTCAACTGAGCAGCTTCATCGATAACCACCAGCTCAAATGGTTTGCTATTTAAAAGATGCAATGCAGATGAACTAGAAGCCGTGCAAAAAATGAGGGTAGGACTTTTCAAGCAAAATTTTCGAATCAAATCTTTTTTCCAAAAATCGGGAAACTGAAAATTTCCTTTAAGATCTCTTGGTTCTTGAATCAAATCTTCTTCGAGAACTTGGGGAATCAGATTTTCTTGAAGATCTGTTAGAATTTGAAGACACTCATTTTGGGCCTTgcataaaaaaatttctctttcgGACTGCGTAAATAGTTTCTTGAGCTCCTTGTCGCCGACATTATTAGTACAGATCAAGCTTTCAAGGGATTCAATCAACTTGAAAGCTGAAACCATcttttcaaagttatttttcgaAAGTGAAGATGATGGTAAGTGAGTACAAAAGCTTCTAATATGATTCTTCAGTGACTCTGCAATGGCACCAAATGCAACGCCACCAAATCGGCTCTTGACAAAATCCTGAAATGTCAAGGCATCCGCACCCGTCTTAACCTTCTTTGCCCTTTCTTCCAAATAGATTCCATACTGAGGAACATAATCTTTGAGAAATTGTATCATTAACTCTAGCTTATCTCTCCAACCAAATAAGCACTTCAAAAGCTTATCGATGCGGTGATTCAGAAAAATATCTTTGAGATCGTCAGTAATTTTCATCCGGTCCTTATTTCCCATTAAAAGTATGTCTCCCAATGGGCATAGGTCAATAGGACATGACTCTCTCAACAACCTCAGGAGACGCGAGGCCACTTCTAAGACAGCAACATTTGTCGGTGCGCACATAACTATCCTGCATTTCAATGCTAGAAGTGCCAGTAGCATTGTACTGACTGTTTTCGTCTTTCCAGTCCCcggtgggccccagattagtTGAATTGAATGCATATGCTTGCATTGCTTTGCTGCTATAGAACTTAATACAGCTCTGGTTTGTGACTCATTCAGATCGAATGAGCATAAACTGGACCGAATTATTTGCAAAAAAACTTCAATATTCTGTCCAAATTCTCCAGAAGAACAGTTTTTGCAACTTCCCCCAACCTGTGTAAAGAACAAAACACTGAAACAGGTTAATCACCCGAATGAGGCTTCAGGGTAACATGACAATGGAAAATGCCATGGTTAAccttctatttttcttcttcttcagagAAAAAAGTATTGATGGCTTAGTTGTAGGATTTTGATAAATGGACCTGCCATGGATTGGAGATGCTCCAACCCATaccttaaaattttgaaaaacaaaactTCACTCACCGAGTCGATTCAACTGGACCAGATTTCACCAAAACTTGAGAAAAGCTCTCTGCTCATGAATCAATCAAAATTCAAGAAAGCCATGGCTCGTacttatatacatacatacatagatacatacatacatacatagatacatacatacatacatacatatatatatatatatatatatatatatatatatatagacaaaaCTCAGTTCGgactatatttatattatatatatacttttaaaTTATTAATAATATTGAAAAAACACATAAAAACTCATACGAGTTTTCAAGAAACTCACCTGAGtttttgagttgactcaactcaactAGGCTGTTTCCGTGTTTTTAAACTGTGGCACCAAAAATGGTAGGTCATAATGCCACAATCATCGGAGTACAAATGACCagtcaagaaaaaagaaaaaaggacaaTCATCcatattaaatgaaaattaacCAAAGATGAAAGGCAtgagatcttccaatctaggagacTTTTGGGACATCACCCTTACATGGTGACCTACAAAAAATTCATCTCTATCGGTGTgtatttaaaagaagaaaaataaaatcatttcttCTTTCAAAGAAAATGAGGTATGTTTGTTCAAGAGGATGGCCGACGTATCAAAtgtatgaaaaaacaaatatcaaggaATGTGGCATACTGAAGAATTGGTGCACAATGCTTCCTTTATGACATTGGAATTTCTACAGGGTGCATTCAAGGCCATCCAGATACGATTGTTTGTCGTAATATTGATCAAGAAAACAGCAAAAAGAGGTTTATCCTTTCCGTCTGGAGCCACAACCTCCTTCGATACCATGGCTTGAACTTCAAATGGTGGTCCACTTTCAGCATCTTTATTCTCAGTAACTAAACCAAGAGTGTAGGATCTCCCACCACAGTTTAGATCAGCAACTCTTGAAGGTACCACATTGCACAAAGCATAGATATCTCCTGTCTTTGGAACGGAAGTTTCTTTTCCTCCCTTATCCAAAACGTTTTTGAAAGGTTCCATGGAAATGCCATACACATCCTTACAACTAGATACCCCAACTAATTGTATTTTATAGACTGGTGCTTTAGAGAGAACCTCCATACTCGAACATAGGTCGGACCGTGTTTCCTCAATCAAAGGAAAAATGAACGATCCACAATACTGCTCTACGGATTGAAATTTATCTGGGATCTTTTTCACCTGCAAAAACAAATGGCTATCTGAAATTTCATATGAAAATAAGAAATGCAGAGAAGTCAATGGCGCTATTGATTCACCTCATACAGAccaattcaagatatttcaactTCAAGATGAGATGAAGAGAGATGAAGAGAGAAACATAGTCAAAGATGAATAATGCTGTTTAAAAGTGCAAAATTTTGGTTAATTTCTCTTAATCTAGTTTGCAGTTTGCTTGAGAATCATTAacctgcatttggatgcacaaacaAATATTATCTCTAGTATTCAATTCAATGAAGAGAAAATCACCAGTTAGTAATGTTGCTAGTAACTCCAAAGCTGCAGTTGCTTTTACTGTCAACTCCAATTTCCAAGTGGCAAAATATCTACACAAATGCCAACGAACTGGAAGTATGCTTATTTCCTCTTCATTAGAGCAGCAATTGCAATTTGATTCAATAGCGAACCAAATGCACCATTGATGCACTCTAAGTTGGATTGTGGAAGTAAAAAAGTAGCCCAGGAAAGAAAAACATCACATTGGGAAACTgtggaaaagaaaaagattttcttttctttagttcTGAGAGAAGA
This window encodes:
- the LOC131244128 gene encoding uncharacterized protein LOC131244128, with the translated sequence MPTEKGLVDFIFSWSIQDVFNDDLFKGEVKKIPDKFQSVEQYCGSFIFPLIEETRSDLCSSMEVLSKAPVYKIQLVGVSSCKDVYGISMEPFKNVLDKGGKETSVPKTGDIYALCNVVPSRVADLNCGGRSYTLGLVTENKDAESGPPFEVQAMVSKEVVAPDGKDKPLFAVFLINITTNNRIWMALNAPCRNSNVIKEALCTNSSVGGSCKNCSSGEFGQNIEVFLQIIRSSLCSFDLNESQTRAVLSSIAAKQCKHMHSIQLIWGPPGTGKTKTVSTMLLALLALKCRIVMCAPTNVAVLEVASRLLRLLRESCPIDLCPLGDILLMGNKDRMKITDDLKDIFLNHRIDKLLKCLFGWRDKLELMIQFLKDYVPQYGIYLEERAKKVKTGADALTFQDFVKSRFGGVAFGAIAESLKNHIRSFCTHLPSSSLSKNNFEKMVSAFKLIESLESLICTNNVGDKELKKLFTQSEREIFLCKAQNECLQILTDLQENLIPQVLEEDLIQEPRDLKGNFQFPDFWKKDLIRKFCLKSPTLIFCTASSSSALHLLNSKPFELVVIDEAAQLKECESLIPLQLPGIQHAILVGDERQLPALVKSKVSEKAGFGRSLFERLSSLGHKKHLLNVQYRMHPSISAFPNANFYGNQISDAPSVKHKIHEMRYLSQRMYGSYSFINIDDGRETVNKGTSWKNMVEVAVVLQILRNLSEASVALGQRFRVGVVSPYNAQIVEIQQKLGKTYKAHGDFVVNVKSIDGFQGGEEDVIIMSTVRSNSKGSVGFLSNTQRTNVALTRARHCLWILGNGQTLIKSGSIWKKIVLDAKHRGCFFNAKEDESLAEEIIRANKLEEDLSRHFASLNLGNEPGGSARELRGKISHLKSPKRTDPMEGLSSNLASLNLGEEHGDSATVSRDSKKTQESKASSPKETGDHSRLVNTSTSVNFQNRSKGEAAGESSHADTPDGGIGVHNHKQVSFWQRLVGLY